The region CGAAATTAGAGTATCATCAGCTGGTTGAATGTTTGGTTGCTCTGTGTTTATTTTGCATCCTACGTTGTCTTCCCTACGTGCAATGTCTATGTAACTTCTTATAATCTTAGGGCTGAAGGGAGCTTGTGATGTGCAAAGATTAGTGATTTCTCAAAGCTGACTAAACTTGCCTTTGACATGACATGCATATTTTGATATGGAATGGTTGGACTGTTGCCCTTAGAAAGATGTCGAATTGCCACCAATGGTGGTAGTTTAGTGGTAAGAAGGAGATGGGTTCATCACTTTTCGAGTCCAAGATTGTAGGCTTGAATTGAGACGCGAGATGTGACTGTCGGGATGCTCTTATGCCATAGCGACCAAGGTTTAGGTGGGGAGAGACTTGCGAGGCAACAACTATAGAGTTGTCAGCCGTGGTGGTTTGAACAGCACAGGTTGGTTTGTATTGTTCAAGCTTGGTTGTGTCGTGTTGACGCCTAGGCTATAAGGGGTTGGCTTAGTTTGTTGAGtcgtttttcttatttttttagtatataGTGATTCACTTGTTATCTTTTGAATTCTCGGATTCAAATTTAATCATCCATGATATTTAGAAGGGAGTTTCATcacttcttttgattttattgttgTTTGTAGAATGTAAGATAATCGATCATTCAAGTAAATACAACTTACAAAATCAAAGTTAAATATTTCAAATCCTGACCCAACTATTATTACTAACAAATTCACAACTCTATGGACCCAAATGTCaatgataattataaaatataattctttttggtaatataaaatttaataaatttgggTGGAACAGTCACCTCTGTAGATTCAAAATGTACTTAAaagtatacacacacacattattaatcttaataaggataaattaacttttaattttgtatcAAATATGCAATAATTCCATGACACCTTCAAACAGAACATTCTTAACAGAAGCTAATTTTGTTTGGcataaaaattagggtttttaaaaattaacaaatcgcaaatttattattaaattagttttttgcataattaattaatgggttAAATTGTAATAGCCATTGATATGTTTATCATAGTCGCAATAACACAtttcacattttaaaaaataataataatctttcttgttaaataaatagataaaataaaggcaagtagcaaaaaaaaaaaaaaaaacttaatttttttgttagtttctaagttttttaattttattagttatatttcaattgagtgtaattttatttaatatttaaaattaatttaggagACGTGTTGTTATTGGCGTGACAAGTCATCtatcataacaaaaatataagagtgagatttatatgtatatatataagggtgcgtttgatagaggCGAAAAATAGGggtgaaattcattttctatctaaattctaggaaatttcatcaaatagttcaaaaaataaagattttccttaaaatcaatGAATTGAAATTCTTAATGGTGAGAtaagaattggaattccataAAATTCTGCCCCACTTTCCATCCcctaatcaaacacaccctaagaaTACAATttacatgtataatttttttttttttatatgtacatgtgAGTTTCATTCATATTTACACGTGTCATATTAATAATGACACATGTCTCATAATTTGATTTTAGGTATTAGATAAAATTGTGCTCAATTGAGTCGATTAGAATACAATtgtaaaaattgaaactttttgataaatttataaatttgtgaaaatatatatatattttttgctacttgtttataaaataattattttaccttttattatctctatttttttatatatttttttctcttacatCTAAATTTAgacccaaaaaaatataaataataagtgACTTTGACCATCAACAACTACTAAGTTCGTGTCTTCTTACatctaaattcaattaatgaaACCTAGACGTGATTGAGTAAAAGACAAATTTATTGACAATAATAATAGTATTGACCATTGGATATGTAGAAAGTAAGCTATCAACTTTTTAGCTAATGATAGTGACAACGATAACTACTTCCACTTTAGAAAAAATTTAGAGAGtgaaaacaaatattttaaatataagaattatttagttatatacaaatatttaattaaatttaactaactacgtaaagaaaattacaacacatcattaaaattttaaaaatatttattatatttttcttggaATAATTATGGTAATTACCTTAAACTTATCAAAATATCTAACGGTGTTACttttaagattaaaagaaaaataatgctACTTTGCCCGAATTGATTGACGTATAGGATGACTAAAGacattaaaagacaaaaatatcctcATTTTCGAAACTGTTGCTTCACCTTCAAATACACGTCAAAATAAAAGTCGAGCAGACTTCATCCATGATGAAATCCGCCCAAATTGAACGGGCGAGCTTCATTGATGAAGCCCGCTCGCCCAGTAGTGGCAGGCTGCTGGGCGGATGAAGCCCGCCCGCATAATAGTGGACCTTGGTCAAGTGAATTTTATTTCGTTCGGTCATCTCGTGCGTCAATTATTTAGGTACTGTAGCACGActcttaaaagaattaaataaatgattccATGCGGGCCACACATGGCCCCCAAAACACACttctctccctcactctctGTTACCGTCCCCGATAAGGCCTATATAAGAGAACGAACATGGTGATTTTTCACGTCTTCAGGAAGCttcccatttctctctctctctctttctccaccGCCATGGACTTGGACACGTGATTCGGTGAATTTTCTATTCGCGTAAAAGGCCCCGTTCTCGtgttcattctctctttctctttcgcTTTCGAGATCGCTTTCGCTTTCTTCCACCGGCATCCCCTGCCATTTTTATCATCTCGCAGACGGAGATCCAACCGAAAGCGCACAAAAGTCAATCAAATCCCAAGTCAAATAAACCCTCGCATTTCTCTCCGCTTTCCCTGATGCCTCACATCACGTGAAGTGCTGTACCGGTTGCGGTCGTTTCCTTCGATTCTTCGGGTATCGTTTTCTGTCCCGTTTTGATTGCAATGCTGTTCGGTGGTGTTCTGATTTTGGGCCACGCTTGAATTTCCTGTCTCCCGAGTTTGAGGCTAGGGTTTGTACGCAATCTGTTATTCCTTTATCTGAATGCTCGTTAGGAACGGGGGGAAATTACCTGTTTTTTTCTGTGTTAATCTTTGCGAGGTCCCCGAATATGGCAGGTTATTTCTAGGGTTTTGCTTTGATTGCAGAGGTGCCTTCAGTTCTGGGTTTTGGGTAAATTGCATTTTTTAATCCGAGGGCTTTCTTGTGCTTGTTTTAGCTGAATCTGgatatctatttatagattcAAAGGAAGTTTCACTTGTCTTCCCGGTGTTATATAATCTTTGTGAAACCCCTGAATTTATGTAGTTTGTCCTTTGGATTTGCTCCACTTTCGTCGCGTTTGGATTGGTTAAATTTTGTCGATATAGTCTTTCTAAGGGTTTGGAGATTTTGATAGATGGAGAGAGACAAGTCCTCCCCGAACCATGGTGGGGGTTTGCTCCCTCCATCCGGACGCTATTCGGTTTTCAGTATGAAATCGGAAGCTTCAGCATCGACATTGCCTCCACTGGGTCCTGGGGGTAGTTCAGAGTCAAGTCATTTTGGCCATGGCATGTCTTCTGATTCTAGCCACTTTAGCCATGATATTAGCCGAATGCCTGATAACCCACCAAAGAATTTGGGACACCGACGAGCCCACTCTGAGATTCTTACTCTTCCGGATGACATCAGCTTTGACAGTGATCTGGGTGTCGTGGGTGGTTTGGATGGGCCTTCTTTGTCTGATGAGACCGAAGAAGATTTTCTTTCAATGTATCTTGACATGGATAAATTTAATTCATCCTCTGCAACATCGGGTTTCCAAGTTGGAGGGCCATCTTCTGCGGCAGCAGCTTCAGCATCTGCCTTGACTCCTGCTTCAACGCCTCCAGTTGATCCCATGGGCAGTGGGTCTAATGAGAGGCCCAGAGTCAGGCATCAGCACAGCCAGTCTATGGATGGGTCAACTACAATTAAGCCTGAGATGCTCATGTCCGGTACAGAGGAGTCTTCTGCAGCTGATTCTAAGAAAGCTATTTCTGCTGCTAAGCTTGCTGAGCTTGCTCTTATTGATCCAAAGCGTGCAAAGAGGTACATTTTAATTAATCCACGCCCAGTTTGGTTTGTTCCTCTTCctgttcttttttatttgcaCTTTTAAACTccaaataaatgtttttttggTAGTTTCTTCATTCttgaaaaactgaattatttatttgaacCATTTTAACTGGTAGTTTCTTCAATTATTAAGAGAATAAAATTTAGTTAGGGATGCTAAATACAGAGTTAAAATTGTTCAGAAAAAAGACAAGATAAGAACCTTAAATGAATTTAAGGCTTGCCTGTTATCTTAATAAATAAGAAGAGCCACATTAGCCATGAAACACCTATTGTTAGAGTAAGCACACGGCAATCCCTCACAATTCTCTCAACCCAATAACTCACTGAAATCACTCAACACCTCCAAGAATACAAACGATATAAGAGAATAACATGAATAAACAAAAACAGTAATGAACACAgtgatttatcctggttcagtcccAAAAATATGGGACCTACGTCCAGACTGGAGTAGCCTCTTtccaatccactatcttgaagcAATCCTTAGGATGATTAAAGAGAAAACCTGAATCCTTGCCCAGCCCATATACCCTGAAAGCTAACCGGATTCCCTGAGATTACAAAGCCTATCACCAGCCTTACTCTCAGTCACTCAATTGATCCCAACCCACAAGATAGAAACAGAAAATACCTCTCGGAATTAAGCTATTTCTCGCCTACCCCacgatccctatttatagaccataGGGACGGGAGTTTACAACTGCTAACTGCCTAACCAGATACAAACTCGGTCAGACCGCCCTTCTAGAATATTCATACTAACCTAAAGcagaaaaaaacataaaatgcaaGCATACATGTTAGAAATTAGGAGTACAAAAGGATCGGTTCTTGTCAATTCTCACACCCTCACCAAAGAAAACATCCACAACAGAAAATGTAAACTGTAAATGCAAGAACAGTAAAAGAAATTAAGTAAGAAACATCAAACCAAATAGCAGGCGCAAGAAGttatcctggttcggactgATTTACatcaatcctacatccagcctttaaaagagagagcaatccactataATCTTGATGAAGAATAGTACAATCTATCACTTGCACATCCCCGCAACCCTTACTGATACACTCAAGAACCCTCACTGCAGATTACAGAACTTTCTCTCAAACTTTCCTCTAACAGTACAACACTCGACTCAATGAGAATGATCAAATTTCCAGTCATTCGACAGTCTACCTAtcgccttctatttatagacataagaGGCGGTAGttacaagagagagagaacccgGAATAAAATACCCCATCTACCCCTCGCTTAAATACATGCTAATTAGACTTTTATTCCCAATTTGCTACTGTTGAAAAATAATCTAACATTGCCGAGATCTTCTAGATTATTCGGCCACTCAAATGCAAAACTCAAATAACAATACAAAATATCCGCTTACTAATAAAGtcctaatctaatacaaatgacataacaaattctccacccatttgaatttgattagGCTTCTTCTCGACCCTGCACCATCATTTACTGCCCTGCATCTTCAAATTCCTCCTAGATCAATCTGCAGAATCTTGATGCAGTGTTTCAACTTTGTTGTAGGCACGGATTTAGCAAACATGTTTGCTGCATTGTCTTCCCCTGCAACCTTGGTTAGAATTACAGATTTATCTTCAATAATTTGCCTTATAAAGTGGTGTCTTACATCTATATGCTTAGTCCTTTCATGATATGCTTGGTTTTTAGACAAGTGaattgcactttgactatcacacatcaaagtggCCTTGACTTCTACCCTTAGGAGCTCACTCACTAGACCCTTAAGCCACATAGCTTCCTTAATTGTCTCTGAAATTGCTATGTATTCAATCTCGATTGTTAACAATGCTACCACATGTTGGAAACTAGACTTCTAACTAATTGTTGAGTTCCACAGCCTAAAGACATAATTGGTTGTGGATCTTCTTTTATCTATGTCGATAGCATAGTCAGCATCCGAGAATCCTAGGATACTAGCTTGCTCTCCTACTCTTGCTCCACCATAGGACAAAGCATTATTTATAGATCCTTTAATATATCTAAATATCCACTTGACTTCCATCTATTGGGGCTTtcttggattggccataaattGACTGATGACATTCATTCCATGTGTTAAGTTGGGTCAAGTGCACACCATGCTATACATGATGCTGCCCACTACACTTGAATAAGGGATGtgctccatctccttctctcttcATCATTTTTAGGGGACTGATATGAGGATAGTTTAAAATGAGAAGCAAATGGCAAACTAACTACCTTTGCATCAGACATTCCAAATCTAGATAATAGCTTTGCTAAGTAGGATTTTTGTGAGAGATATATCTTCTTATGATGCTTATCCCTAGTGATTTCCATTCCTATAATTTTTCTAGCTTCCCCGAGCTCCTTCATTTCATGTTCAGCCCTCAGCCTTTTCTTGAGTAGCTGGATTTCTTGTGTGGACTGACTTGCtataagcatgtcatccacattgAGCAATAAGTATATGAAAATGCTAGGAGAGATATGTTTAAAATAGATACAACAATCATAGGAGCTTCTAGAGTACCCTTGGCTTAA is a window of Diospyros lotus cultivar Yz01 chromosome 10, ASM1463336v1, whole genome shotgun sequence DNA encoding:
- the LOC127811596 gene encoding probable transcription factor PosF21: MERDKSSPNHGGGLLPPSGRYSVFSMKSEASASTLPPLGPGGSSESSHFGHGMSSDSSHFSHDISRMPDNPPKNLGHRRAHSEILTLPDDISFDSDLGVVGGLDGPSLSDETEEDFLSMYLDMDKFNSSSATSGFQVGGPSSAAAASASALTPASTPPVDPMGSGSNERPRVRHQHSQSMDGSTTIKPEMLMSGTEESSAADSKKAISAAKLAELALIDPKRAKRIWANRQSAARSKERKMRYIAELERKVQTLQTEATSLSAQLTLLQRDTNGLTAENSELKLRLQTMEQQVHLQDALNEALKEEIQHLKMLTGQAIPNGPMMNFPSSFGANQQFYPNNHAMHTLLTAQQFQQLQIHSQKQQHPFQQHQLHPFQQQQVQHQQQPQQEQQQQQTGDLKMRGSMPSPSQKENSSDANASSSKE